A single genomic interval of Psychroserpens sp. NJDZ02 harbors:
- a CDS encoding class I SAM-dependent methyltransferase, which translates to MKKLFKLVLNTIPRPLLIRLSYLARPVLAFFLRGNTFTDPIDGKSFKSFLSYGYGTQRDNVLSPSTLSLERHRLLWLYLQNETSFFTPTKDKKKVLHFAPEQCFLKRFRALENIDYTTTDLLSPIADVKADICNLPFEDNTYDVILCNHVLEHIPDDTKAMQELFRVMKPGGYGVFQIPQDLSRQTTFEDNTITDKKERAEIFGQYDHVRVYGYDYFNKLRDIGFMVNEVDYTAKLSAEAIKKYCLAPGEIIPVVYK; encoded by the coding sequence TTGAAAAAACTATTCAAATTAGTATTAAATACGATCCCTAGACCTTTATTAATAAGACTAAGCTATTTGGCACGTCCCGTTTTAGCCTTCTTTTTAAGAGGAAACACCTTTACGGACCCTATTGATGGTAAAAGTTTTAAAAGCTTTTTATCTTACGGTTATGGTACACAACGCGACAATGTCTTATCTCCATCAACTTTAAGTTTAGAGCGCCACCGGTTATTATGGTTGTATTTACAAAATGAAACTAGTTTTTTTACGCCAACTAAAGACAAAAAGAAAGTGCTTCATTTTGCACCAGAACAATGTTTTTTGAAGCGTTTTAGAGCCTTAGAAAACATAGACTACACAACGACTGATTTATTATCACCAATTGCAGACGTAAAAGCCGACATATGTAACCTTCCTTTTGAAGATAACACCTATGACGTCATCTTATGTAATCATGTCTTAGAGCATATCCCGGATGATACTAAAGCAATGCAAGAATTGTTTCGTGTTATGAAACCTGGCGGTTATGGCGTATTTCAGATTCCGCAAGACTTAAGCAGACAGACCACATTTGAAGATAATACAATTACAGATAAAAAGGAACGTGCTGAAATATTTGGACAGTATGACCATGTGCGCGTGTATGGCTATGACTATTTTAACAAGCTTAGAGACATCGGTTTTATGGTTAATGAAGTTGATTATACGGCCAAACTTTCCGCGGAAGCGATAAAAAAATACTGCTTAGCTCCAGGAGAAATTATTCCTGTAGTCTATAAATAA